A window from Enterocloster bolteae encodes these proteins:
- a CDS encoding GlcG/HbpS family heme-binding protein, which translates to MNETHTAKEITAALLDALKHQGLCLKEALQMIEKGEEMAEIIHVPMVITVVDEGGNTVAMHRMDDSLLASISISYSKAYTAAALRAPTGEAARDILPGQSLYGLQQTHPGKFCIFGGGIPIMKNGRCIGGLGVSGGTVEQDMTVARHALSLD; encoded by the coding sequence ATGAATGAAACACATACAGCAAAAGAAATAACAGCCGCCCTTTTGGACGCGCTGAAGCATCAGGGATTATGTTTAAAAGAAGCCTTGCAGATGATTGAAAAAGGCGAAGAAATGGCAGAGATCATCCATGTACCCATGGTTATCACAGTGGTGGATGAGGGTGGCAATACAGTTGCCATGCACCGGATGGATGACTCCCTCCTGGCCAGCATCTCCATCTCCTACTCGAAAGCGTACACGGCGGCGGCGCTCCGCGCGCCAACCGGGGAAGCCGCCAGGGATATCCTGCCGGGACAGTCCTTATACGGGCTCCAGCAGACCCATCCCGGCAAGTTCTGTATCTTCGGCGGAGGAATCCCCATCATGAAGAACGGACGCTGTATCGGCGGTCTGGGCGTATCCGGCGGCACTGTGGAACAGGACATGACCGTGGCCAGACACGCGTTATCACTGGATTAA
- a CDS encoding BMC domain-containing protein has translation MITIGFLELNSIAKGILAADMMLKAAEIKLVSARPSCPGKYQILITGEVSAVESALRIGEESAKTNVVDRLLIPRVNPQVIEAINMSSMPSSLKALGILEFFSVTGAIIAADAAAKAANVSLIEIRLGTGIGGKSFVTFTGDVGAVEESVEAGAKTAENSGALLEKVVIAHPDKELYRSLL, from the coding sequence ATGATTACCATCGGTTTTTTAGAATTAAACAGCATTGCCAAAGGAATCCTGGCCGCAGACATGATGCTCAAGGCAGCGGAAATCAAGCTTGTCTCTGCAAGGCCCAGCTGTCCCGGCAAGTATCAGATTTTAATAACAGGGGAAGTTTCAGCCGTGGAATCAGCTTTGAGGATCGGTGAGGAAAGCGCTAAAACCAATGTGGTGGACCGGCTTCTCATCCCCAGAGTAAACCCGCAGGTGATTGAGGCCATCAACATGTCCTCCATGCCCTCCAGCCTAAAGGCGCTGGGCATTCTGGAGTTTTTCTCCGTCACAGGCGCAATCATCGCCGCCGATGCAGCGGCCAAGGCGGCCAATGTATCCCTAATCGAAATCCGCCTGGGAACAGGGATTGGGGGCAAATCCTTTGTAACCTTTACAGGGGATGTGGGCGCGGTGGAGGAAAGCGTGGAGGCAGGTGCAAAGACAGCAGAAAACAGCGGCGCACTGCTTGAAAAGGTTGTGATTGCCCATCCGGACAAGGAACTGTACCGCAGCCTGCTTTGA